A genomic segment from Planktothrix sp. FACHB-1365 encodes:
- a CDS encoding glycosyltransferase family 2 protein produces the protein MIVFIIPVKSKKVATSWPDLCQLFDRSLRAVCNQTSPDFKVIVVCNEKPTTSFEHPNVEYLCVDFPPPGEGYGVKVDDRAKRVVAGLFAVKHLQPSHVMSVDADDCISKHIAEFVNKNPDKNGWYVDQGYEYDEGSSKIAARKEGFYRICGTCNIVNYRLFTLPPEMIQYDQLTGYDRFLGGHPLAKGDLADRGTPLEALPFPGVVFVRDQAGESVSMQESFLEKWKRNPKETLRGLKKRLLAPFNEQVLTDNIREEFGLYPLLK, from the coding sequence ATGATAGTATTTATCATTCCTGTCAAGAGCAAAAAAGTTGCTACCTCTTGGCCAGATCTGTGTCAACTATTTGATCGGTCTTTGCGTGCCGTTTGTAACCAAACCTCACCGGATTTTAAAGTGATTGTGGTTTGTAATGAAAAACCCACCACGTCTTTTGAACATCCCAATGTTGAATATTTGTGCGTTGATTTTCCGCCTCCAGGGGAAGGATATGGGGTAAAAGTTGATGATCGAGCTAAAAGAGTTGTGGCAGGACTATTTGCGGTTAAGCACTTGCAGCCCTCCCATGTCATGTCTGTGGATGCGGATGATTGTATTAGTAAACATATTGCTGAATTTGTCAATAAAAATCCTGATAAAAATGGTTGGTATGTGGATCAAGGCTATGAATATGATGAAGGCAGTTCTAAAATAGCAGCTAGAAAAGAAGGATTTTATCGCATTTGTGGGACTTGTAATATTGTCAATTATCGTCTATTTACATTGCCTCCAGAAATGATACAATATGATCAGTTAACCGGGTATGATCGATTTTTAGGGGGACATCCTTTGGCGAAGGGAGATTTAGCAGACAGGGGAACACCCCTGGAAGCCTTGCCTTTTCCTGGAGTTGTGTTTGTCCGAGATCAAGCAGGGGAAAGTGTATCGATGCAGGAATCCTTTTTGGAGAAATGGAAACGCAACCCAAAAGAGACATTAAGAGGTCTGAAAAAAAGACTGCTGGCTCCCTTTAATGAACAGGTTTTAACTGATAATATTCGAGAAGAATTTGGACTTTACCCCTTATTAAAATAA
- a CDS encoding DegT/DnrJ/EryC1/StrS aminotransferase family protein — MRETFLVFASPQIYQTEIDEVVDSLKSSWLGTGPKVKRFQENFATYKGVPYAVALNSCTAGLHLSCVALKLQPGDEVITTSMTFCATVNAIIHSGATPVVVDINPDTFNLDPEAIESKITPNTKAILPVHFAGRACNMDAIMDIAHRHNLAVIEDCAHAIETEYKGKKAGTFGDFGVFSFYVTKNVITGEGGMVISSDKDRIERIEVLGLHGMTRHAWQRFSDAGFKHYFVEECGFKYNMTDIQAAIGIHQLARVEESWLRRQEIWQKYNEAFANLPLQLPADIEPETRHAYHLYTILIDEEKTGIKRDKFLDAMTAEKIGVGVHYLSIAEHPYYQRTFGWKPEDYPNAMKVGRETVSLPISPKLTDQDVEDVIEAVYKIIKQR; from the coding sequence ATGAGAGAAACATTTTTAGTGTTTGCTTCGCCTCAAATCTATCAGACTGAAATTGATGAAGTGGTTGATAGTTTGAAGTCTAGCTGGTTAGGAACTGGGCCAAAAGTTAAGCGATTTCAGGAAAATTTTGCCACTTATAAAGGTGTTCCCTATGCAGTGGCACTAAATTCTTGTACGGCTGGATTACATCTCTCCTGTGTTGCTTTAAAGTTACAACCAGGGGATGAAGTCATTACCACATCTATGACATTTTGTGCCACGGTCAATGCCATTATTCATAGTGGAGCAACTCCCGTTGTCGTGGATATTAATCCCGATACGTTTAATCTTGATCCTGAAGCAATTGAGTCCAAAATTACGCCCAATACTAAAGCCATTTTACCCGTTCACTTTGCAGGTCGAGCCTGTAATATGGATGCAATTATGGACATCGCTCATCGGCATAATTTAGCCGTGATTGAAGACTGTGCCCATGCTATTGAAACTGAATATAAAGGAAAAAAAGCGGGAACCTTTGGGGATTTTGGGGTGTTCAGTTTTTATGTCACCAAAAATGTGATTACGGGTGAAGGAGGAATGGTTATTTCTTCTGATAAAGATCGAATTGAACGGATTGAAGTTTTAGGATTACATGGGATGACGCGCCATGCTTGGCAACGATTTTCTGATGCTGGTTTTAAGCATTATTTTGTTGAGGAGTGCGGGTTTAAATATAATATGACAGATATTCAGGCTGCCATCGGAATTCATCAGTTAGCGCGCGTGGAAGAAAGTTGGTTACGTCGTCAAGAAATCTGGCAAAAATATAATGAGGCTTTTGCGAATTTGCCTTTACAATTACCCGCAGATATTGAACCCGAAACTCGTCACGCCTATCATTTATATACAATTCTGATTGATGAGGAAAAAACAGGGATTAAACGGGATAAGTTTTTGGATGCCATGACGGCTGAAAAAATTGGTGTTGGGGTACATTATTTAAGCATTGCTGAACATCCCTACTATCAGCGTACCTTTGGTTGGAAACCTGAAGATTATCCCAATGCCATGAAAGTGGGACGGGAAACGGTTAGTTTACCAATTTCTCCTAAATTAACAGATCAAGACGTTGAGGATGTGATTGAAGCGGTTTATAAAATTATTAAACAACGCTGA
- a CDS encoding glycosyltransferase, with amino-acid sequence MPKVSVIIPAYNAENTIVETIESIQKQTLPDFEVLVIDDGSKDKTIEVVKQIADPRVQVFAYPNGGVSVARNRGIEQAKGEFIAFIDNDDLWTEDKLELQIAALEKNPQASAVYSWTVNMMDDGESISFVQGAESTVEGNIYPDLLLGHFIASGSNVLVRREVIDVVGGYEPNLVFSDWDFCLRVAAKFQFAVVPKVQILYRKVAGSMSSKVDAMEKEGLRALERAYQAAPPELQRLKNRSLAFMYRYLADLCLAYDTDAKGLDYAQAKLWQAVTLYPGILGESYIQKLIIKLIIKRVLPTELANSVIQSLKKKLARPDPRV; translated from the coding sequence ATGCCGAAAGTTTCTGTAATTATTCCGGCTTATAACGCGGAAAATACCATTGTAGAAACCATCGAATCGATTCAGAAACAAACACTTCCAGACTTTGAAGTGCTAGTCATTGATGATGGTTCTAAAGACAAAACCATAGAGGTTGTTAAGCAAATTGCTGACCCACGAGTACAGGTCTTTGCCTATCCTAATGGTGGGGTTTCCGTCGCCCGAAATCGGGGTATTGAACAGGCAAAAGGTGAATTTATCGCCTTTATTGATAATGATGATTTATGGACAGAAGATAAATTAGAGTTACAAATTGCCGCCTTAGAAAAAAATCCCCAAGCCAGTGCCGTCTATAGCTGGACGGTGAATATGATGGATGATGGAGAATCTATTTCCTTTGTCCAAGGTGCTGAATCAACGGTTGAGGGAAATATTTATCCTGATTTATTGTTGGGTCACTTTATTGCCAGTGGTTCTAATGTTTTGGTTCGTCGGGAAGTGATTGATGTGGTCGGGGGATATGAACCGAATTTGGTATTTTCTGACTGGGATTTTTGTTTGCGAGTGGCTGCTAAATTTCAGTTTGCCGTTGTTCCTAAAGTCCAGATTTTGTATCGAAAAGTAGCGGGTTCAATGAGTTCTAAAGTAGATGCAATGGAAAAAGAAGGGTTACGCGCTTTAGAGCGAGCCTATCAGGCAGCACCCCCGGAATTACAACGGCTTAAAAATCGCAGTTTGGCTTTTATGTACCGATACCTTGCCGATTTATGTTTAGCCTATGATACGGATGCCAAGGGACTTGATTATGCCCAGGCAAAATTATGGCAAGCCGTCACACTCTATCCGGGAATTCTTGGAGAAAGTTATATTCAAAAGTTAATCATTAAATTGATCATCAAACGAGTATTGCCCACAGAGCTTGCAAATTCAGTGATTCAAAGCTTGAAAAAGAAATTAGCCCGTCCTGACCCGCGAGTTTAA
- a CDS encoding FkbM family methyltransferase: MAKLNLKSQFYQVFNSLNSLKGHAFITAKFFLNELKKSQFVTIKGIKIPIIEDLPENTLKALYGGYYERFELKVIGQTLEASDRVLELGTGLGLISSFCAKKIGNDRVFTYEANPGLEPIIRQTYALNHVSPHLKLCILGKEIGEQTFYVSESLWDSSLLEYSPDLQAVQVPVKCFNEEVKIVDPSFLVLDIEGGEYEFFQYANLHNIRKISMELHEDLIGEEKAEFVRSHLTLSGFTLNLDFSYRDRELFWER; this comes from the coding sequence ATGGCTAAACTAAACCTAAAATCTCAATTTTATCAAGTTTTTAACTCTTTAAATAGTTTAAAAGGACACGCCTTTATTACAGCTAAATTTTTTTTGAATGAATTAAAAAAATCTCAATTTGTTACGATTAAAGGAATTAAGATTCCAATTATCGAAGATCTACCTGAAAATACTCTAAAAGCCCTTTATGGTGGGTATTATGAAAGGTTTGAACTCAAAGTCATTGGGCAGACATTAGAAGCCAGTGATCGAGTTTTGGAACTGGGAACAGGTTTAGGTTTAATCTCTAGCTTCTGTGCTAAAAAAATAGGCAATGACCGAGTTTTTACTTATGAAGCTAACCCGGGATTAGAACCCATTATCCGTCAAACCTATGCTTTAAATCATGTGTCTCCCCATTTAAAGCTTTGCATATTGGGAAAAGAAATAGGAGAACAAACATTTTATGTTTCCGAAAGCCTGTGGGATTCTTCCCTTCTGGAGTATAGTCCAGATTTACAAGCGGTTCAAGTTCCAGTAAAATGCTTTAACGAAGAGGTCAAAATAGTCGATCCTTCCTTTCTAGTTCTTGATATAGAAGGGGGGGAATATGAATTTTTTCAGTATGCTAACTTACATAATATTCGCAAAATTTCGATGGAGCTACATGAAGACCTTATTGGAGAGGAAAAAGCGGAATTCGTTCGTTCTCACTTAACCCTATCTGGGTTTACTCTTAATCTCGATTTTTCCTATCGAGATCGTGAGCTATTTTGGGAGCGTTAA
- a CDS encoding glycosyltransferase family A protein produces MLAFIIPLKSSQLSSSWERVCQLLERTLKSVCNQTSSNFEVIIVCHEKPELSFSNPKVRCLSVDLPLPGNDFVSKEKDQICKMLLGMIEADSMNPSHIMFVDADDCVSNRLVEFVDQNIDQNGWFIGKGYEYREDIQQLKYRSKGLHLRSNTSHIIRMDLLKPYLTIPLEEVRRENFIRDNFILYHPDTANILKRRGTPLKELPFPGMVYITDNGENIWWSQSQISEREKDFYLKNQIQLYLKKVYQKLITRPLTPEIQQEFYLY; encoded by the coding sequence ATGTTAGCTTTTATCATTCCTTTGAAAAGTTCCCAACTTTCCAGTTCTTGGGAACGAGTCTGTCAGTTATTAGAACGAACTTTAAAATCGGTCTGTAATCAAACTTCATCTAATTTTGAAGTGATTATTGTTTGTCATGAAAAACCGGAATTATCTTTTTCTAATCCTAAAGTTCGCTGTTTGAGTGTTGATTTACCCCTTCCGGGAAATGATTTTGTCAGTAAAGAAAAAGACCAAATCTGTAAAATGCTGCTAGGGATGATAGAAGCTGACAGCATGAACCCCTCTCATATTATGTTTGTGGATGCAGATGATTGCGTGAGTAACCGTTTAGTTGAATTTGTGGATCAAAATATTGATCAAAATGGTTGGTTTATTGGTAAGGGGTATGAATACCGAGAAGATATTCAGCAACTCAAATATCGAAGTAAAGGTTTGCATTTGAGAAGTAATACCAGTCATATTATTAGAATGGATTTACTCAAACCCTATCTAACAATTCCCCTGGAGGAAGTGAGACGGGAGAATTTTATACGGGATAATTTTATTTTGTACCATCCAGATACGGCGAATATCTTAAAACGTCGTGGAACGCCCCTGAAAGAATTACCCTTTCCTGGAATGGTTTATATTACCGATAATGGTGAAAATATCTGGTGGAGTCAATCCCAAATTTCCGAGCGAGAAAAAGATTTTTACTTAAAAAATCAGATACAACTTTATCTGAAAAAAGTGTATCAAAAATTGATTACCCGTCCTTTAACTCCAGAAATTCAACAGGAGTTTTACTTATATTAA
- a CDS encoding sialidase family protein yields MNWIQTRYQVALFYLLLIGIAGSIIYANRVFGDSTDQLACNLPDNQQQFVTSTGEVYKWNLVKIGGGGFVTGMVIHPTKPDLIYARTDVGGLYRWNSEKQTWIQLITSDSVPQEVPLNIESIALDPQNSNIIYAAAGDYTQSNNKLKPGTILKSENQGQSWKILTLSLPMGGNEFWRWTGERLAVDPKNSNIVYFGSRLNGLWSSQNGGESWSQINPDQVPIGEKHPETNQKAGVSFVTFDPTSETLEGKTKIIYVGVSRKGIYRTQDGGKTWELLKQDADAELVAQQGVVNSKGELIVSFYQSQKQPDGKVRKYTNNTWEDITPKSGRNYSAVAVDPQNPNTIFVSSYPMTPDDIYRSTDGGKQWTTLKNQLNKLSWWPNWSFYNLIGAIAISPQNSNQVWLTNGIGIWKTEDGLKDQITWSATVNGIEETVAFDALSLPGNNGIITAIADFDGFRHESLCTIPQKSHGGGVFNTTTKLAYSFNHPNFVVSVGANHQEPDKIRAGFSQDYGKTWQQFESLKNKTHPPELVFGNVAVSATNPDHIVWQPTNDQPPYYTQDRGKTWNKIDFFEQENIGGGAHTHLWNRQQVLAADSVQGDTFYIYHHRKGYFLRSDNGGKTWMIVNQTLPGGIWNGANVKTIPGIAGEVWVSLKDKGLYRSRDFGQDFSRLPNVEAAQVLTFGKAAPGVNHPTVFIQGRVKGEMGIFRSTDLGQTWVKIADHPMNSFASSMVIVGDLNSFGRVFLGTGENGFIYGQPE; encoded by the coding sequence ATGAACTGGATTCAAACTCGCTATCAAGTTGCTTTATTTTATTTGTTGTTAATAGGAATAGCAGGAAGTATTATTTATGCAAACCGTGTTTTTGGCGATTCAACAGATCAATTAGCCTGTAATTTACCTGATAATCAACAACAATTTGTTACTTCGACGGGAGAGGTTTACAAATGGAATCTCGTAAAAATCGGAGGCGGAGGATTTGTTACCGGAATGGTGATTCATCCAACAAAACCCGATTTAATTTATGCGAGAACTGATGTTGGGGGTTTATATCGTTGGAATTCGGAAAAACAAACCTGGATACAACTGATCACATCAGATAGCGTTCCTCAAGAAGTTCCGCTCAATATTGAAAGTATCGCTCTCGATCCTCAAAATTCTAATATTATTTATGCAGCCGCAGGTGATTACACTCAATCTAATAATAAATTAAAACCTGGTACTATCTTAAAATCAGAAAATCAAGGACAATCTTGGAAGATTCTCACCCTCTCTTTACCGATGGGAGGAAATGAATTTTGGCGCTGGACAGGAGAACGGTTAGCCGTTGATCCTAAAAATAGCAATATCGTTTATTTCGGTTCCCGTCTAAATGGGCTTTGGTCTAGTCAAAATGGGGGTGAATCTTGGAGTCAAATCAACCCTGATCAAGTTCCGATTGGAGAAAAACACCCTGAAACAAATCAGAAAGCTGGGGTGAGTTTTGTAACTTTTGATCCGACCTCGGAAACCCTAGAAGGAAAGACAAAAATTATTTATGTTGGAGTCTCCAGAAAAGGAATTTATCGCACCCAAGATGGGGGTAAAACTTGGGAATTATTAAAACAGGATGCTGATGCTGAATTAGTTGCTCAACAGGGAGTTGTCAATAGCAAAGGCGAATTAATTGTTAGCTTTTATCAAAGTCAAAAACAGCCCGATGGTAAGGTACGCAAATATACGAATAATACCTGGGAAGATATTACCCCAAAATCAGGACGAAACTACTCGGCGGTTGCTGTTGATCCGCAAAACCCTAATACTATTTTTGTGAGTAGTTATCCCATGACCCCTGACGATATTTATCGTTCAACGGATGGAGGAAAACAGTGGACGACCTTAAAAAATCAGTTAAATAAACTTTCTTGGTGGCCTAATTGGAGTTTTTATAATTTAATCGGTGCGATCGCTATTTCTCCCCAAAATTCTAATCAAGTTTGGTTAACAAATGGGATTGGAATTTGGAAAACAGAAGACGGCTTAAAAGATCAAATAACTTGGTCAGCAACGGTGAATGGAATAGAAGAAACTGTAGCTTTTGATGCGTTAAGTCTTCCAGGGAATAATGGTATAATTACTGCGATCGCTGATTTTGATGGATTTCGTCATGAATCTTTATGTACGATTCCTCAAAAGTCTCATGGGGGAGGAGTATTCAATACCACAACTAAATTAGCCTATAGTTTTAATCATCCTAATTTTGTAGTTTCTGTGGGTGCAAATCATCAAGAACCGGATAAAATTAGAGCCGGATTTTCTCAAGATTACGGAAAAACTTGGCAGCAATTTGAATCCCTTAAAAATAAAACCCATCCCCCTGAATTAGTGTTTGGAAATGTAGCCGTTTCTGCCACAAATCCCGATCATATTGTTTGGCAACCTACCAATGATCAGCCTCCCTACTATACCCAAGATCGAGGAAAAACCTGGAATAAAATTGATTTCTTTGAACAAGAAAACATTGGAGGTGGTGCCCATACCCATCTCTGGAATCGACAACAGGTGTTAGCGGCGGACTCCGTACAGGGGGATACATTCTATATTTATCATCACCGCAAAGGCTATTTTCTTCGCAGTGATAATGGGGGTAAAACTTGGATGATTGTTAATCAAACTTTACCCGGTGGAATCTGGAATGGTGCTAACGTCAAAACCATTCCAGGAATAGCAGGGGAAGTCTGGGTGAGTCTTAAAGACAAAGGATTGTATCGTTCTCGTGACTTTGGACAAGATTTTAGTCGCCTCCCTAATGTTGAAGCTGCTCAAGTTTTAACCTTTGGTAAAGCAGCACCGGGAGTTAATCATCCGACAGTCTTTATTCAGGGACGTGTCAAAGGTGAAATGGGGATTTTTCGTTCTACTGATTTGGGTCAAACTTGGGTAAAAATTGCCGACCATCCTATGAATTCTTTTGCGTCCTCAATGGTCATTGTCGGTGATTTAAACAGTTTTGGGCGAGTGTTTTTGGGAACCGGAGAAAATGGGTTTATCTATGGACAACCTGAGTAA
- a CDS encoding response regulator, with the protein MKRVLIIDDDRAIGQIVQISLKAIAGWEVLMETSGQQGIDRALVDHPDVILLDVMMPEMDGITTFKKIQETSIIASIPVILLTAKAQIYEKQQLIELPITGVITKPFTAPDLVQQMRLLLHWEE; encoded by the coding sequence ATGAAGCGAGTTCTTATTATTGATGATGATCGGGCGATCGGTCAAATTGTACAGATTTCCTTAAAAGCAATTGCTGGATGGGAGGTATTGATGGAAACATCCGGTCAGCAAGGCATTGATCGAGCGTTAGTAGACCATCCTGATGTTATTCTATTAGATGTGATGATGCCAGAAATGGATGGTATTACGACCTTTAAAAAAATACAGGAAACTTCAATTATTGCATCGATTCCGGTGATTTTATTAACGGCAAAAGCTCAGATTTACGAAAAGCAACAATTGATTGAACTTCCTATTACTGGAGTCATTACTAAACCCTTCACCGCTCCTGATTTAGTTCAACAGATGCGCTTGCTGTTGCATTGGGAAGAGTAA
- a CDS encoding serine O-acetyltransferase yields the protein MLEDYQADIDRYVITQGGSWIYLLLTKQGLWALAEYRFSHWVRTEVQIPMIKQILKTLGFIWHKIIEIIAGIDIPSKTQIGKGLYICHFGGIIINQDVKIGENCNISQGVTIGIGGRGEKSGCPVIGDRVFIGPGAKIFGKIKIGNDVAIGANAVVTKDLPDNAVAVGIPARIASYQGSKEFILYRDGVSPIETPEI from the coding sequence ATGTTAGAAGATTATCAAGCCGATATTGATCGATATGTGATCACTCAAGGTGGATCTTGGATCTATCTTTTATTGACGAAACAAGGATTATGGGCTTTAGCGGAATATCGGTTTAGTCATTGGGTGAGAACAGAAGTTCAGATCCCTATGATTAAACAAATTCTCAAAACCTTGGGATTTATTTGGCACAAAATTATTGAGATTATAGCCGGGATTGATATTCCCTCTAAAACCCAAATTGGTAAAGGGTTGTATATTTGTCATTTTGGTGGGATTATTATTAATCAGGATGTGAAAATTGGGGAAAATTGTAATATTAGCCAGGGGGTGACGATTGGAATTGGAGGTCGAGGCGAAAAATCCGGTTGTCCTGTGATTGGTGATCGGGTTTTTATTGGGCCTGGAGCTAAAATTTTTGGTAAAATTAAGATCGGGAATGATGTGGCAATTGGAGCCAATGCCGTCGTCACCAAAGATTTACCCGATAACGCCGTGGCTGTGGGAATTCCCGCTAGAATTGCCAGTTATCAAGGCTCCAAAGAGTTTATCCTCTACAGAGATGGTGTCAGCCCTATTGAGACTCCAGAGATTTAG
- a CDS encoding response regulator, protein MYKILTLENDKFLLEILSEWLMEMGFYSVKAHTVQEGYERLKEEDPDLILCSYTLPDGNGLELLKKIRSDFKYEKKPFILTTGYEFKTTDKWPTNYLPNAILYKPFWPQMLLEMLHCYLPDKPEQNKASFCLY, encoded by the coding sequence ATGTATAAAATATTAACTCTTGAAAACGATAAATTTCTGCTGGAAATTTTATCGGAATGGCTAATGGAAATGGGTTTTTATTCCGTAAAAGCTCATACAGTTCAAGAAGGTTATGAACGGCTAAAAGAAGAAGATCCTGATCTCATTTTATGTAGTTATACCCTTCCTGATGGCAATGGATTAGAATTGCTCAAAAAAATTCGCAGCGATTTTAAGTATGAAAAAAAGCCGTTTATTTTAACCACGGGGTATGAATTCAAAACCACTGATAAATGGCCAACTAATTACTTACCCAATGCAATTTTATACAAACCCTTCTGGCCGCAAATGTTGTTAGAAATGTTGCATTGTTATTTACCGGATAAACCAGAACAAAATAAAGCTAGTTTTTGCCTCTATTAA